The Candidatus Scalindua japonica genome includes the window AAAGGATGCTGGATTTTCTGCCGGACGTATACAAAGGCGTTGCTGGAAAAATCAGAGGTATTGTGCCCGTAATAGTTCAAACTGCAATCCCATTGACCGAAGACAGACTTGCTAAATTGAAGAAAAACCTGGAAAAGCTGACGAAGAAAAAAGTTCTAATAGAAACGGAAGTTAATAAAGATATCATTGGTGGGATGATTGTCAGAATAGAAAATAACATAATTGATGGCAGTGTCACTAACCATCTGAAAAATTTAAAAAAGAGTTTGTTAAAGACAGCCTTTGCATAAGGGCGTTTTTATTTTGTGGGGGTATATGAGGTATGACTGTAAGACCAGATGAAGTTGCTTCTATAATAAAGCAGGAAATAGAGAAGTACGAAGACAAATTAAAAATGGAGAGCGTTGGTACTGTCCTCCAGGTTGGAGACGGCGTTGCCAGAGTCTATGGACTGGATGACTGCATGTCAAACGAATTGTTGGAGTTTCCGGGAGGGATTTTTGGAATAGCCCTTAACCTGGAAGAGGACAATGTTGGCTGTGTGTTGCTGGGTACTGATAAAGATATTAAAGAAGGCGATACCGTAAAGACGACAGGTAGGATTGTGGAAGTTCCTGTTGGAGAAGGAATGCTTGGAAGAGTAGTAAACGCACTTGGCCAGCCAGTCGATGGAAAAGGTCCAATAGTTTCAGATCAATCAAGGCCGGTCGAAGGTGCTGCTCCCAATGTTGTTGAAAGACAGCCGGTTGTTCAGCCATTACAGACAGGTATAAAGGCTATCGATTCTATGATACCAATTGGGAGAGGCCAGAGAGAATTGATAATTGGTGACAGGCAGACCGGTAAGACTGCTATCCTTATTGATACAATCCTGAACCAGAAGGATACGGGTGTCGTCAGTATATATGTGGCAATAGGACAGAAACTTTCTACGGTGGCGGGTGTGATCAAAACCCTTGAAGAAAAAGGCGCTATGGAGAATTCTATCGTTGTTGTTGCTTCTGCAAGTGATCCTGCTCCTATGCAGTATCTTGCTCCTTATTCAGGTTGTGCTATGGGTGAATACTTCAGAGATAAAGGTGAGCATGCTGTTATCATGTACGACGATCTTTATAAGCATGCTGTTGCGTATAGACAGGTGTCGTTGCTGTTAAGAAGACCGCCGGGTAGAGAAGCGTTCCCCGGAGATATCTTTAATCTTCACTCTCGCTTGTTGGAAAGAGCTGCTAAATTAAATGATGAGCTCGGAGGAGGTTCCTTAACTGCTCTTCCGGTAGTGGAAACACAGGCCGGTGATTATGCTGCTTATATTCCTACTAACGTAATTTCAATTACAGACGGACAAATTTATCTTGAAAGTGATCTCTTCAATTCAGGTGTTCGTCCTGCTATTAGTGTGGGATTATCGGTCTCAAGAGTAGGTGGAAACGCGCAGATTCCTGCAATGAAGAAGGTTGCGGGGGCGCTGAGACTTAATCTTGCACAACATAGAGAGTTGGCTGCATTTGCCCAGTTCGGTTCAGAACTGGACAAGGCAACACAGGACCAGTTATCCAGAGGTGAAAGGTTGATTGAAATATTGAAACAGCCTCAATATACACCTGCACCGGTAGAAGAACAGGTTATAATGATCTTTGCCGCTATTAATGGTCATTTGGATGATGTGCCGACTGAAAGAATAAAAGATTTCGAAAGTAAATTTCTGCAGGAAATTAGAGACAAACATTCAGGAATTGCTATGGCAATAAAAGAGAAGAAGAAGATTGAAGAGGATACTGCAAGTAACCTGAACAGGGTACTCTCAGAATTCAAGAAAGGATTTAACGCTTAAGAAGAAATACTATGGAAAGTACCAGAGATATAAAAAATAGAATCAAAAGTATTACAAACATCAAACAGATTACCCGTGCAATGGAGATGGTTGCCGCTAACCGTCTTAAAAAAGCGGAAGGTAGAGCGATATCCTCACGTCCGTATACTCAGAACATTACATCTATATTGAGTAATCTGACCGGGTCTACCCCTGAGAAGGCGCACTTCTGTGAGCCAAAAGACGAAGTAAAGAGGATTATGGTCTTACTAATTACTTCTGACAAGGGATTATGCGGTGCGTATAATACAAATGCTATACAGTATACACTTAAATTTCTTAAGGAAAACTCCCAGAAGGAAATAAGCTTATATTTGATGGGTAAGAAGGGCAATATCTTCTTTCAGAACAGGCCATATACGATCGATGAGTATTATACCGATACAGTAGAAGAGATAGGGCTCTCTTCGCTGAAGGCAGGAGATCATAAAGTATCTGAAATAGTCGCTAAGATGATTAATGACTTTGAAGGAGGCAGTTTTGATGAAATTCATCTGGTTTATACGAAATTCAAAACCGTGATGAAATCTGATCCTGCCCGGGTCAGACTATTACCTTTAGAGAATATTGATGCAGATGCCGCAGAGGCTGAAGGTAAGAGGGCTTTGCAGGGAGATAGCATTTTAGAGCCGTCTTCAGATGCAATCTTTTCTAAGCTACTGCCAAAATATCTTGAATGCCAGTTGCGCCAGGCAATATTCGAGTCATTGACAGCAGAGTATGCGGCGCGAAGAATGGCGATGATTGCCGCGTCAGAAAATGCGGAAGAGATAATAGGCGATCTTACGCAGGTGTATAACAAGGCAAGGCAGGAAGCTATTACCAAGGAACTGCTGGAGGTTGTGTCGGGGTCAGAGGCAATGGCAAGCTGATTGTTGGTATGTCACTCTTCATGCTTATGAGTTAAAATATAAAAAGTCAATTGATAAAGGAAAACATAATTGATTTTATGTGATAATATGAAAATTAATGATAATAGTATTGTAAGGAAAGAGAGGTAATTACGTTGAATAAAGGGGAAGTAGTACAAATAATAGGGCCTGTGGTTGACGTAAGGTTTTCCCCAGGGGAGTTGGCTCCCATTCGAAATGCCTTGAAGATCGAGGATAAAAAGAGAAACATCAGCCTTGTCGCAGAGGTGGCACAACACATTGGTAACGATACTGCCAGATGTGTTGCGCTTGCTCCGACAGACGGAATGGTAAGGGGAATTGAAGTTATTGATACAGGGGAACCTATATCAGTGCCTGTAGGCAGGGAAGTACTGGGTAGGATATTCAATTTGCTTGGGGAACCGCTTGACAAGATTGGTGATGTAAAGGCAAAGCAACGCCTTCCTATTCATCGCACGCCACCGTCGTTTGAGGAAAGGGAGGCGGTTACAACCGTTTTTGAGACCGGTCTTAAGGTTGTTGATCTACTCGCTCCTTTTGCAAAGGGAGGAAAGGTTGGACTGTTCGGTGGTGCTGGTGTAGGGAAAACCGTTCTTATCATGGAGCTTATCAAAAGTATTGCCAGTGAGCATGGAGGATTCTCCGTTTTCGCCGGTGTAGGTGAAAGAACGAGAGAGGGAAATGATCTCTGGCTTGAAATGAAAGAGTCGGGAGTTTTGGATAAAACAGTCCTCATGTTTGGTCAGATGAACGAACCTCCGGGTGCGAGATTAAGGGTTGCCTTGTCAGGGCTTACCATGGCAGAGTATTTCAGGGATTCTGAGGGGCAGGATGTGCTCTTATTTGTAGATAACATATTCCGTTTCGTACAGGCAGGATCAGAAGTATCAGCGCTTTTGGGACGTATGCCTTCTGCTGTTGGATATCAGCCGACTCTGTCTAATGAGATGGGAGACCTGCAGGAGAGAATTACCTCTACCAAGAAAGGCTCTATTACTTCTATGCAGGCTATATATGTACCTGCGGATGACTTTACTGACCCTGCTCCGGTTGCAACATTCCCTCACCTGGATTCAACAATATGGCTTTCCAGGCAGATAGCGGAGATGGGTATATATCCTGCTGTTGACCCTTTAAAGTCAACTTCGCGTATACTTGATCCGCTTATCGTCGGAGATGAACACTATACTGCTGCAAGAGACACGCAGAAAGTTTTACAGCGCTATAATGACCTGCAGGATTTCATTGCGATCCTGGGTATGGAAGAGCTGTCCGAAGAAGACAAACTTATAGTGGGCAGGGCCAGAAGGCTACAGAGATTCCTGTCTCAGCCGTTCTTTGTGGCAGAACAGTTTACCGGCATAAAAGGTAAATATGTTAAGATTGAGGATACCGTAAAAAGTATTAAGGAAATTCTTGACGGCAAACATGATCATCTTCCTGAACAGGCATTCTATATGGTCGGTGGCATAGAAGAAGTTGTAGAAAAAGCGAAAGAGATGGAAGCTAAATCGTAATATTTAAACACTCTATTATGAACAAGGTTAATATAAAATAATGGCACAAAGTACTTATAATTTAGATGTAATTACTCCGGAGAAGATAGTCTATAGTAAAGAGGTAACTGCTCTAGTTGCCCATGGGACCAGTGGGCATCTTGGTGTTCTGGCTCATCATACTCCTCTTGTAACATCACTTGAACCGGGTCCGTTTAAGATTACGGAGCCCGGTGAGAAAGTAGTTACAATGACTCTGGGTGGAGGTTTTATGGAAGTCAGAGGGAATAAGGTTGTTGTACTGGCTGATTCTGTTGAAGAACAGTAAATGATCAGGAGGTATAAAATGGTTTTTAATAATCGGTAGCCGCAGGCTTTAGCCTGCGCCCTTCCAGCTTTTCCTCTGCTTCTGATTTTCTTAAATATAGTGGTGCAAGCGCATTAACTTCACAGCGTCTACCATTTTCATATCTTTGCAGGCCTAATCTGGCAACGTTGGCCGCATCAGTAATACTCAGCTTCTGATCCGATAATATTGTAAGCTCTTTTTTTGCGAAAATATGTTTGTAAGGTGTTATGCCATCTCCAAAAATCAAGGTCGATTCAGGAAGGATGTCGATGAGCCTGTCAGGTGAAATAATTAAATAATCTGTAACTTTTTTATATGTATTATTGCTTCTTTCATAAATACACGCATAGACACTCTTTCTCTTTGCATCAATAACAGGACAAATGATTTTTGCGTTTGCGTAATTATCCTTTACATTCTCTACTAATACATCAAGTGTTGGTACGTCAATAACCGGCTTTTCCAATCCGTATGCCAGAGTTTTTGCGCATGTAACACCTATCCTGAGGCCAGTATAAGAGCCGGGTCCTATACTGACGGCAATCAGATCTATATCATTCGGATCCCAGTTGATTTCTTTAAAGATTGATTCTAAAGAAGAGACAATCTCTTTACCGTGGCTCAAGTTTTTGCTATACGTTTTTTTGCAGACGACTCTGTTGGCATCACAGACTGCTATGTTTCCGATAAAACCTGATGTTTCGATACCTACTACTTTCATATTGATCGAGTATAAATATAGCTTTTTTTATGCAGGGTGATTGCTTCACTTTAACCAAAAAGTCCACGAAACACACGAACAAAAAAATATTTGTTTGATATTTCATGATTTTGCAGAGAAAGTATTTTGCTGTATACCGAGGCAAAACTCAGTGGTCAGTATGTCCTGGCCTTGAGTCTTTGTGGATCCACTCCCAATTCTCGTTCATGTAAGACCATGTCTTGCTTCCGTCCGGCCAGAAGTACCAGCCACCGGTAGCGGCAAAGTCTTTCCATTCACCAACATATTTGTTGCCATTAGTAAATATTCGAGTACCTTTTCCATTACACATGCCATCAGCCCATTCTCCGTCGTATTTACCACCTTCTACAAAAGTAAATATACCCTGTCCGTTTTTCTTTCCCTCTTTCCATTCTCCTTCGTATGTACCTAGGTCCGGCATGAACAGTTTTCCCTGTCCATCTCTTTTCCCAAGCGCCCAGTCTCCTTCATATATTACTCCATTTGTAAAAGTATCTGTTCCCTTCCCATGTCTCAAATTGTCACTCCACTCTCCTGTGTAATTGCCACCGTCCGAATATGTATAGGTGCCCTGCCCACTCCTTCTGCCATCCTTAAACTCACCTTTGTATTGAGTGCCATCAGGGTATACTTTCGTGCCTCTACCGTTTTCACAGTCACCTTCAGTGCATTCTCCGTCCTTTCTTTTTTCATCGGCAGCTTTTTCTGTCGATTTCGCTACTGCTTTTTGCTCTGTTGCTGTCCCCTCTGTGTTCGCTTCCGGTTCAGCCCCGAATGTGTCTTTGGTAGTTAAGCAAATATTTAATATCAAAATCACAATTAATAGCGATTTTCTTTTTATTATGTTTGTCAGTACTCTTCTCACAATACAGCTCCTTAAATAAATATGTGTTCATACAAATAGTTTCAGTTTGGTGAATCATACTTTTGCTGTTGATGCTTAAGCCAATAGCCTTCGACCATTCCACCAATTGCACAAAGAACAAGTTTATCGAAAGATAAAGCGGGTTGGTCGGTATCAGATTGGCTGGACTGCCTCAACTCTTCAAGGAAATAGCTTTCATTTACCTGTAAGATATGTTTGTTCTTTTTCAGGAAATCAGCAACAATGATACCTGTTGATTCCATAAACTTACCTTTATTGTTCAGGTCATCTAAAGATGTACAGCTTTTTGTAAAACCCTGCACGCTACAACTGAGAAGGTCACCGATCATTTCCGTAAAGGTCTGGTATGTTTTCTGCCCCTCTCCCATTGTAACGGTAAACTTTCGTCCTTTCTCCGGAAAAGCTACTTTATTAAAAACCTCGACCAATAGATCACCAATATCTACTTCAAGTCCGGCCTTTTCTATTTTTTTTCTCACAAGCTCAAGAACCGTTTTTGTTATATCAGATGGTAAAATGCCTTTGAGCCTGCTCTTAAGATTTTTCATATGTTCAGGCAATATGTCGTTTATCGATTTATCTGAATCCTCTTCGTCGCTTGTGGACAGTCTGGCTGAAAGACCAAGTGTCTGCTGTGCTATCGAAAACCCGACCCTATAGAGTATTGCATGGTTTTTTGAATATTTATTGTCGAGGTATTCGTATACCATTACCGCCAGTCGTTTTGAATCAAGGCCTTTGTCACCATCAGGATCATAATCGTCCAGCACCTTATGTAACTCATCACAACAATCATATTCCTCACGTATCTGCTTTGTGGTCAGGTCCTGATGGGTCCCATACCACATTAAATAGTTTGTTCCCACATTTACAGACAATTCTAAGATTATCTGCAAGTCGGAATCGCTAATGTTATTCACTCTACACTCACCTTTTTAAATTACAGAGACATCAAATGTTAAATATCATATTATTATAAAGGAGTGTTTTTGTTAAGCAATACAAATCATGGTTAATGTAGAAATGAATCTCAACTAAACTGCCAAACAAAGTACTAAACAAAAAAGGAGATTTTATGATATAATAATGCGTTTAGTATTCAGGAATAAATTCATAGAATAACATAGTAATAGTGCTTTTGCTTGTTCTCGGACAGCTTGATTAAAACTGACAATAAAAGTTTTTTGTTTAGCAAGATAGAGATGAAATCTCAAAATGAACTACTCCAGACATTAACAAGAGTGGATGGTAAGCCTTACCCTGCTTATAAGGTTATAAAAGGAGGTTATGAATGCCATGGTTATAAAATGTGGATTGACCATGTCCAGGGAGACCCATTTGCCGTTCCAAGTAAAGCAAGAGTCAGAATCCCTATAAGTACAGCCGGATTCCCTGGAAATACATATCATAATGAGTGTAGGAAAATTGCCTTATGTGATTTTCTGACGAGACGGTTTTATCATTCCATTATAAAACATAATACACAAAGAGAGGGCTCTGGGAAAAGTGGTGCTATAGAAATAGACCGTCCGGGTCAGGAAGTACTAAAAACATCTGCCATGGTAATAGTAAATAATAATATCGAAGCGCGATTTCTGGTTGGACTACCCGCTTTTGGGCGTAAGATCGCCGGCAAAATAGCCGCACGAATGTTCTCGGAAACTATTCCACTGATTGTAAATGAGTCATTGTGTTATGAAAGACTCTCGTCAGACATATTGTATCGCCATATCGAGACCATTGAAGACGCTGAATTTATCAGGGATGGTCTGTCGGGACAGGATTTGATCGCATTTATCGTAGATAATGCTGTGCTCC containing:
- the tsaB gene encoding tRNA (adenosine(37)-N6)-threonylcarbamoyltransferase complex dimerization subunit type 1 TsaB, with protein sequence MKVVGIETSGFIGNIAVCDANRVVCKKTYSKNLSHGKEIVSSLESIFKEINWDPNDIDLIAVSIGPGSYTGLRIGVTCAKTLAYGLEKPVIDVPTLDVLVENVKDNYANAKIICPVIDAKRKSVYACIYERSNNTYKKVTDYLIISPDRLIDILPESTLIFGDGITPYKHIFAKKELTILSDQKLSITDAANVARLGLQRYENGRRCEVNALAPLYLRKSEAEEKLEGRRLKPAATDY
- a CDS encoding MORN repeat-containing protein — encoded protein: MRRVLTNIIKRKSLLIVILILNICLTTKDTFGAEPEANTEGTATEQKAVAKSTEKAADEKRKDGECTEGDCENGRGTKVYPDGTQYKGEFKDGRRSGQGTYTYSDGGNYTGEWSDNLRHGKGTDTFTNGVIYEGDWALGKRDGQGKLFMPDLGTYEGEWKEGKKNGQGIFTFVEGGKYDGEWADGMCNGKGTRIFTNGNKYVGEWKDFAATGGWYFWPDGSKTWSYMNENWEWIHKDSRPGHTDH
- the atpH gene encoding ATP synthase F1 subunit delta, which gives rise to MIENSLIEGYSLALYEVAVKHGDTGDIEKDLDGIKQLLSSSKEFRDILYHPAITKTDKKGIVDKVLVSQCSSKWVKNLLSVLIDKRRERMLDFLPDVYKGVAGKIRGIVPVIVQTAIPLTEDRLAKLKKNLEKLTKKKVLIETEVNKDIIGGMIVRIENNIIDGSVTNHLKNLKKSLLKTAFA
- the atpG gene encoding ATP synthase F1 subunit gamma, which codes for MESTRDIKNRIKSITNIKQITRAMEMVAANRLKKAEGRAISSRPYTQNITSILSNLTGSTPEKAHFCEPKDEVKRIMVLLITSDKGLCGAYNTNAIQYTLKFLKENSQKEISLYLMGKKGNIFFQNRPYTIDEYYTDTVEEIGLSSLKAGDHKVSEIVAKMINDFEGGSFDEIHLVYTKFKTVMKSDPARVRLLPLENIDADAAEAEGKRALQGDSILEPSSDAIFSKLLPKYLECQLRQAIFESLTAEYAARRMAMIAASENAEEIIGDLTQVYNKARQEAITKELLEVVSGSEAMAS
- the atpA gene encoding F0F1 ATP synthase subunit alpha, with protein sequence MTVRPDEVASIIKQEIEKYEDKLKMESVGTVLQVGDGVARVYGLDDCMSNELLEFPGGIFGIALNLEEDNVGCVLLGTDKDIKEGDTVKTTGRIVEVPVGEGMLGRVVNALGQPVDGKGPIVSDQSRPVEGAAPNVVERQPVVQPLQTGIKAIDSMIPIGRGQRELIIGDRQTGKTAILIDTILNQKDTGVVSIYVAIGQKLSTVAGVIKTLEEKGAMENSIVVVASASDPAPMQYLAPYSGCAMGEYFRDKGEHAVIMYDDLYKHAVAYRQVSLLLRRPPGREAFPGDIFNLHSRLLERAAKLNDELGGGSLTALPVVETQAGDYAAYIPTNVISITDGQIYLESDLFNSGVRPAISVGLSVSRVGGNAQIPAMKKVAGALRLNLAQHRELAAFAQFGSELDKATQDQLSRGERLIEILKQPQYTPAPVEEQVIMIFAAINGHLDDVPTERIKDFESKFLQEIRDKHSGIAMAIKEKKKIEEDTASNLNRVLSEFKKGFNA
- the atpD gene encoding F0F1 ATP synthase subunit beta, which codes for MTLNKGEVVQIIGPVVDVRFSPGELAPIRNALKIEDKKRNISLVAEVAQHIGNDTARCVALAPTDGMVRGIEVIDTGEPISVPVGREVLGRIFNLLGEPLDKIGDVKAKQRLPIHRTPPSFEEREAVTTVFETGLKVVDLLAPFAKGGKVGLFGGAGVGKTVLIMELIKSIASEHGGFSVFAGVGERTREGNDLWLEMKESGVLDKTVLMFGQMNEPPGARLRVALSGLTMAEYFRDSEGQDVLLFVDNIFRFVQAGSEVSALLGRMPSAVGYQPTLSNEMGDLQERITSTKKGSITSMQAIYVPADDFTDPAPVATFPHLDSTIWLSRQIAEMGIYPAVDPLKSTSRILDPLIVGDEHYTAARDTQKVLQRYNDLQDFIAILGMEELSEEDKLIVGRARRLQRFLSQPFFVAEQFTGIKGKYVKIEDTVKSIKEILDGKHDHLPEQAFYMVGGIEEVVEKAKEMEAKS
- the atpC gene encoding ATP synthase F1 subunit epsilon translates to MAQSTYNLDVITPEKIVYSKEVTALVAHGTSGHLGVLAHHTPLVTSLEPGPFKITEPGEKVVTMTLGGGFMEVRGNKVVVLADSVEEQ